CGTGGCAGTCGGCGAGGTGGCTCAGCAGTCCCGCCTCGGCGGTGGCCAGCGGGTCGGGCGCGGCGGCGGTGAACTCGTCGAGGTCGACGACGGTGGCGCCGGAGGCCTGGCGCAGCACCACGCGCGTCGGACGGAACGCGAGCTGCTCGCCCTCGACGGAGAACCAGCCGGCCATCCACAGCCGGGCGCGGATCCGGTTGCGTACGGGGACGGGCGAGACGTCGGCGAACTCCAGCACGGCCGAGGGCTCGCCGCGCGGGGCGAAGACGGCGGCGGCGAGCAGTGTGCTGTCCGCCGGCACGTCCAGGACCACCCGGCCGTCCTCGCGGACGGTGTGCGCGCCGACGAACTCCTCGCGCCCGCCGTCCGCGGTCACCGCGCAGGACCACGCGGCGGCGAGCACCGAACGCGCGCGTTCCGCCGCGGCGGGCGCGGCCGTCCAGGTCTGACTGTCACCCATCCCAGATCTCCTTAGGTAAGCCTTGCCTAACTTATCGAAGATCCGGGTGTACGCCAACCACTTCCCACGATCCCGTGCGTTTCCACTGCCGGAGGCGGAGCGCCTTCAGGGCGCGAGGGTGCCGAGCAGCGACCGCGCGCACAGGTCCCGAACCTGCTGCCGGGACAGGTCCGAGCCACGCAGCCACTCCAGGCACACGGCGGTCGTGAACGCCAGCCAGCCGCGGACGGCGAGCCGCAGTTCGGGCCGCTCCTCGGACAGCCGCCCGAACTCCGGATCGGCCGCCAGCGCCGCGAGGATCTGCCGCTCCTGCGCGGCCAGCGCCCGCTGATAGACCTTCCGTACGGCCTGGTCGCCGGACGCGTCGGCGCGATGGAAGGCGCGATAGCCGTGCGCGTGCTCCTCGACGTACGCGAGGAAGGCGTCGAGGTTCGCGTCGAGCTGCTCACGTGCGGGAACGCCCGGCACGGTGGCCGTCATCCGCAGCATGCGCTCGCTCTCCCGCTCCACGACCGCCGCGAAGAAGACCCGTTTGGTCGGGAAGTAGTGGTAGAGCAGCCCACGCGAGACTCCGGCGATCTCGGCGACCTGCTCGATCCACACGTCGTCGTACGGGCTCTCCGAGAAGAGCCGCGCACCGACCGCCAGAAGCTGCTCCCGACGCTCGCCGGTGCTCAACCGCCGACGCGTGCGCGCACCCTCTTTCGCGGCCATGCCCGCACTTTACTTGACGCCGATTCAACAGCGGGATCAGACTGACCCCGTTATTGAATCCACGTACAACAGCATCAACACGCCGCCGCATCAAGGGAGATGGCGTCATGACCGAGACGGCGACCCGGACCGCTCCGTCCAGGGGATTCCGCAGTGCCGAGCTGGACTGGCCGGAACTGCACCGGATCCCGCGTCCGCCGCACCGGATCCCGCTGCTCGGTGACCTGGTCGGTGTCAGTCCCCGTACGCCCCTCCAGGACTCGATGCGGATCGGGCTGCCCCTGGGCCCGATCTTCCGGCGCAGGGCGTTCGGCAAGGAGATCGTGTTCGTGTGGGGCGCGGATCTCACCGCCGATCTGGCGGACGAGTCGCGCTTCGCCAAGCACGTGGGCCTCGGGGTGGCCAACCTGCGTCCGGTCGCCGGGGACGGCCTGTTCACCGCGTACAACGACGAGCCCAACTGGCAGCTGGCGCACAACGTCCTCGCCCCCGGATTCAGCCGTGAGGCGATGGCGGGCTACCACCCGATGATGCTGGCCGTGGCCGAGCGGCTCACGGACCACTGGGACCGGGAACTGGTCGCGGGCCGTGCGGTGGACGTGCCGGGCGACATGACGAAGCTGACCCTGGAGACGATCGCGCGCACCGGCTTCGGGCACGACTTCGGCTCCTTCGAACGCGAGCGCCCGCACCCCTTCGTGACGGCGATGGTGGGCGCCCTGAACCACGCCCAGTATCTGAACATCGTCCCCGCACCCCTCGCCCCGCTGCTGCTGCGCCGGGCCACGCGCCGCAACGAGGCGGGCATCGCGTACCTCAACCGCACGGTCGACGAGCTGATACGGGCCCGGCGGGAGGCCGGCGGCGAGGGCGGCGGCACCGGCGACCTGCTCGACCGCATGCTCGACACCACCCACCCGGAGACCGGCGAACGCCTCGCGCCGGAGAACGTGCGCCGGCAGGTCCTCACCTTCCTCATCGCCGGCCACGAAACGACGTCCGGCGCGCTCTCCTTCGCCCTGCACTACCTCTCCCGGCACCCGGAGGTCGCCGCCCGCGCCCGCGCCGAGGTGGACCGCGTCTGGGGCACGGCGGCCGTCCCCGGCTACGACCAGGTCGCCAAGCTGCGGTACGTGCGCCGGGTGCTCGACGAGTCACTGCGGCTGTGGCCGACCGCCCCCGGCTTCGCCCGCGAAGCCCGCCACGACACGGTGCTCGGCGGCGAGCATCCGATGCGCCAGGGAGCCTGGACCCTGGTCCTCGCTCCGCTGCTGCACCGCGACCCGGCCGTCTGGGGCGCCGACGCCGACCGTTTCGACCCGGACCGTTTCGACGCGGCAGCGGTACGCGCCCGCCCCGCCCACGCGTTCAAGCCCTGGGGCACCGGGGCCCGGGCCTGCATCGGCCGCCAGTTCGCCCTGCACGAGGCGACACTCGTCCTCGGTCTGCTGCTGCGCCGCTACGACCTGAAGCCCGACCCGGACTACCGGCTGCGGGTGGCGGAACGGCTGACGGTGATACCGGAGGGACTGCGGCTGCACCTCGAACGCCGCTCCCCCGGAACGGAGTTGGCGGCTGTCTGAGCCTCAACCTCACAGCTGAATTTCCCGGCGTGTCGGTGTCTCCACATACAGAGGAAAACAACCTCCGCTATGACAGAGACAGAACCTTGAGACGCGGGAGAGACCATGTGCACCCACCAGCCTCCGTGCCCGTCCGTCGACAGCCCGGACCATGACGCGGCCGTCATCGTCGCCGCCCACCCCGAGCAGGGCTGGAACCTGCTCTGCAACGGAACCATCGTCTTCGACGACACGGGTGAACTCCTGCCGGACGGACGGGCCGTGGGCCCGCTGCGCGGCGTCGGCGGACTCGCCGTCGCCGCCTGAGCAACCGGCTGCCGTCACACCTCGTCGCGGGTCAGGGCGAGCAGCCGGTCGAGCACCCGCGGACCGCCCGCACGCACCCCGTCGTGCTCGAACTCGTCCGTCACCCAGGTCCGCAGCCCTCCGACGGCCCGCGCGGTCTCCAGGGCGTGGCCCGTGTCGACGTACATGTCGTCGTGGTAGACGGCCGCGGCGGCCGGGACCTCGTTCGCGGCGAGACGCGCACGGTCGTACAGGGGCGGCCAGTCGGTGTGGGCGGCGAGGAGTTCGGCGGTCTCGCGCAGCGGGCGCAGGGCCGGGTCCACGTCGAACATCCAGGGGTGGACCGACTCCCCGGTGAACAGCAGCGGGCCGTCGTCCGCGAGGGACTTGCCCGCGTCGAACTGCGGGAACTCGGCGCGCACCCGCTCGGCGGACCAGGCCGTGGGGCTGCCGTCCTGGCCGTAGATGGCCTCGTGGACGAGGGCGTAGAGCGGATGGGCGGCGTACGACAGGTGGCCCTGGACCTCCTCCAGGAAGGCGTCGGACAGGGCCGCGCCGCCCGGGGTGCGGACGAAGGCGTCCTCCAGGAGGTAGTGCAGACGGTGACTGCCCTCCCCGCCGCCGAGGAGGATGCCGAGGGACTGGAAGGCCTCGACGGTCAGCCGGTAGCCGTTCGGCAGGACCGGCTCGTGGACACTCACGTACTCGGCGATCCGGCGGGCCCGTTCGACGTCCTGGGGGTAACGCGCGTAGTGCGCGGCGACCTTGCGTTCGATACGGGGGTAGGCGGCCCGGTAGACGTCGTCCGCGTGCCCGTCGAGGGACGGGAGGCCGCCGGTGATCAGGGCGGCGGTCAGGCCCTCGGGCGCCGTCGACAGGTAGTTCACCGTGCAGAAGCCGCCGAAGCTCTGGCCGAGGACGGTCCAGGGGGCGCCGCCGGTGACCGAGGGGCGGACGGCCTCGCAGTCCCGGACGATCGAGTCCGCGCGGAAGCGGGTCAGGTAGGCGGCCTGTTCGGCGGGGCCGCCGCGCAACGGGAGCGTCTGGCGGTTGGCGGGGGTGGAGGCGCCGGTGCCGCGCTGGTCCAGGAGGAGGACACGGAACTCCTCCAGGGCGCGGCCGAGCCAGGCCCCCTGGCCGACGAAACGATTCGCCCCGAAGCCCGGACCGCCCTGGAGGTAGAGCAGCCACGGCAGGTCGTCCCGGCCCGCCCTGTCGCCGGCGACGACCTCGCGGGCGTACAGCTCGATGGTCTCGCCCCCGGGGTCGTCGTGGTCCAGGGGCACGGTGAAGCGGCGGTCGGTGAGGACGACACCGGGCTGGCGGTAGCTGACGGTCAACGGGGCTCCCGAGACGGTTGGATTCCAGGCCGCCCCAGTTCAGCACATGTCCGGGGCGCTGCCGAGCCCCGGGATCATGCAGATGTGCGCAATCCGGTACTGAATAGTGGATCAGTGCCGGGTCAGCGCGCCGACAGACTGGAGCGGCGCACGACCAGCTCCGGCTGGAGGACGACCCTGCGGTGGGAGTGCCGCCTCCCGCCCATCTCCGCCTCCGTCTCGGTCTCCTCCAGGAGGAGTTCCGCGGCCAGGGCACCCATGGTCACGGCGGGCTGGCGGACGGAGGTCAGCGGGACGGCCGCGGCGGCGGCGAACTCGATGTCGTCGTAGCCGACGATCGCGAGGTCGTCGGGGACGCCGACACCGGCCGCGTACATGGCCTGCAGGACGCCGAGGGCGAGCAGGTCGTTGGCGCAGAAGACGGCGGTCGGGCGGTCGGCGAGGCCCAGGAGGCGGGCGCCCGCGTCCCGGCCCGCGGCGACGTCGAGGCGCTCGGTGGGCAGCTCGCGCAGCGCCGTGGGGCTGAGGCCGGCCTCGGCGAGCGCGTTCATGGCGCCCGTGCGGCGGTCGCGCACCTGGTTGAAACTGGGCGGTCCGCTGACGTACGCGATGGAGCGGTGTCCGGCGTCGACGAGATGGCGTACGGCCAGTGCGCCGCCCGCGACGTCGTCCACGGACACCGAGCACTCGGTGGTGCCCTCGGCGACCCGGTCGACGAGGACGAAGGGGATGCCGTGCCGGCGGAACGACTCGATGTTGCGGCCGGTGGCGTCGGCCGGGGTGAGCAGCACTCCGCGCACCCGCTGCTCGGCGAAGAGCGACAGGTAGTCGGCCTCCTCACCGGCGCTCTGCGCGCTGTTGCAGACCATCACACCGAGCCCGGCGTCCCGCGCGGCCCGCTCGGCACCGCGTGCCACGTCCACGAAGAAGGGGTTGCCCATGTCGAGGACGAGCAACCCCATGATCCGGCTGCGCCCGGCGCGCAGCTGACGGGCCGACTCGCTGCGGACGTAACCGAGGCGGTCGATCGCGGACAGCACACGGGCCCGGGTCTCGGTGGCGACCGAGTCCGGGCGGTTGATGACGTTCGAGACCGTACCGACGGAGACTCCGGCAGCGCGTGCGACGTCCTTGATACCCACCGGCTGGGCCATCAGGCGGGGACCTCCAGGGAAACGTGCGGTGGCGGGCAGACCTTTACATTAGCGGCCTGCCCGGCCTTGACTAATCCGCTGATCATTCCGGTCACGTGGGAAGCCGGAAGTCGACGACATGGAGCGCCGAGGGGGTCGTACCGCTCGACGTCTCCTGGTAGAGAACCGAAAGGACGTTGTCCTGGGCTATTCGCGTCTCGTCGACGACGACCTCACCGAAGGCGGTCAGACCGCTGCCGTCGAACAGCACCGTCCAGTCGGTGTACCCGGAGGACTTCGAGGCGCCGGCTATCCGCCCGAACGGGAAGATCGCGTAGGCGTTGTCGTACTTGTCGAGGACCAGCTTGGTGCGCTGGCTGGAGTTGAGCGGGACCGGGATCTCGGTCTTCTGCCAGGTGCCCGCGGAGTTCTTGCGCAGGTGGAAGGCGCGCCCGTTGGCGGTGCGGTTGGTGACGTAGTTGGTGGTGCACTGGCCGAAGCGGCCGGGGACGTAGCTGATGATCGCGTGCGGCAGGCCGGACGAGTCGGTGAACTGGCTCTCCTGGTTCATCAGGGAGTGGTCCGGGTTCAGCGCGTCGACCACCAGGCCGCTGTCGGTGACCGCGACCTTGTCGGAGGCGCCGGTGGTGCCGACGAGGGTGCCCGCGTTGTTGCGCCAGGTGCGGCCCCGGTCGTCGGAGTAGACGTAACCGGTGTCGTGGTTGGTGATGCCGCCGCTGTTGCACATGACGGCGCCGTTCTGCTCGCGCCAGGTGAAGAACGAGTGCAGGCGGCCGTTCTTGTCGTAGTCGATGCCGTGCAGGTACATGTTGCGGACCGTCGACGAGCCGTGCTCGCTGGTGTACGTGCCGGTGGAGCTGGTCCACTCGCCGAGGCTGGTCCAGGATGTGCCGTCGTACTCGGCGAGCGCGTTGCGGCCGTTGCCGGAGATGCCGACGCGGTAGCTGAGCTGGAGCTTTCCCTCGGGCGTCGAGACGAACTGCGGGTATGTGAACTGCGTGGTGAGCGCGAGTCCGTCGAGCGTCGACTGGGGTGTGCCGAAGCGGGACGCGATCCAGCTGAGCCCGGACGGGTTGTCCATCAGCCCGGCCACCGACTTGACGTAGGTGAAGCCGTCGCTGTGCGAGTCCATGTTGAGGTGGAGGCGGCCATCGGTCTTGGAGACACCCATGGAGATGACGTTGTGCGAGTCGCTGGACTTGAGGGTGTGCCCCACCTGGACCGTCGACCAGGTGGTGCCGCCCAGGACGCGGCGGCCGACGACGGCGTTCTTGTCGGCGGTGTACCAGACCGCGTACTGGTAGCCCTTGTAGGTCAGCAGACCGTTCTTCTGGAACGAGTTGTTGTTGACCAGCCCGTCGTACGACACGAAGAAGACGGCCTGGGAGTCGAGCGTGGTGTTGCCGGTCTGGGTGACCGAGGGGCCGGGGTCGGCGGCGCGGGCACTGCCGACGGCGAAGGCGGGGGTCACCACGGCGCCGGCGAGGGCGGCGCCCAGCAACGTACGTCTTTTCATCTCGGGGACTCCGTTGTCTTGCGAAATGAGCGGAAGGACGGGAGTGGGGGGAGGGGACGAGCGGGGTGATCAGGCGAGGTGGAACACCTCGGTGAGGGGCTTCATGGCCTCGTCGGGACGGGCGCCGTCCAGCGATTCGAAGAACGGCGCCATCTCCGTCTGCCAGCGGGCGTTGACCTCCGCTGCTTCCATGCCGGCCTGGGCGGCGGCGAAGTCCTCGGTCTCCAGGTAGCCGACCAGCAGGCCGTCCTCGCGCAGGAAGAGCGAGTAGTTGTGCCAGCCGGTGGCCGAGAGCGCGTCGAGCATCTCGGGCCACACGGCGGCGTGCCGCTCGCGGTACTCGTCGAGGCGGTCCGCCCGGACCTTCAGCAGAAAGCACACGCGTTGCATCAACAGCCCCCGGCCAATCAGAAGTTGAACTGGTCGATGTTGTCCTTGGTGAACACGGTCGGCTTGCCGAGGCTGATCACGCTGTCCTTGCCGATGGTGTACGAGCCCATGTCGCCGGCCGTGAAGGTCTCGCCCTCCTTGCCGGTGATCTGCCCCGAGACCAGCGCGACGGCGGTGTAGGCGGCCAGCGCGCCGAGCTTCGCCGGGTCCCACAGCTCGAAGCCCTCGACGGTGCCGTTCTTGACGTACTTGCGCATGTCGTTGGGGGTGCCGAGGCCGGTCAGCTTGACCTTGCCCTTGTACTTCGAGCCGGACAGGTACTGGGCGGCGGCCTTGATGCCGACGGTGGTCGGGGAGATGATCCCCTTCAGGTTCGGGTACTCCTGGAGGAGGCCCTGGGTCTGCTGGAAGGACTGCTGGGCGTCGTCGTTGCCGTACGCGACCTTGACGAGCTTGATGTCCTTGTACTTCGGGTCCGCGAGCTCCTTCTTCATGAAGTCGATCCAGATGTTCTGGTTCGTCGCGGTCTGGGCGGCGGACAGGATCGCGATCTCGCCCTTGTAGCCGATCTGCTCGGCGAGCAGCTGCACCTCGGTACGGCCCAGGTCCTCGGCGCTGGCCTGCGAGACGGCGGCGTTGCGGCAGTCCGTCTTGGTGTCCGAGTCGTAGGTGACGACCTTGATGTCGTTCTTCATGGCCTGCTTGAGCGCGGTGCACAGCGCGCCCGGGTCCTGCGCGGACACGG
The DNA window shown above is from Streptomyces sp. NBC_01451 and carries:
- a CDS encoding DUF2470 domain-containing protein, whose amino-acid sequence is MGDSQTWTAAPAAAERARSVLAAAWSCAVTADGGREEFVGAHTVREDGRVVLDVPADSTLLAAAVFAPRGEPSAVLEFADVSPVPVRNRIRARLWMAGWFSVEGEQLAFRPTRVVLRQASGATVVDLDEFTAAAPDPLATAEAGLLSHLADCHGDAVERLTRLVEPDSLHGAVKVQPLAVDRHGLTLRIERARTHGDVRLAFHQPADSVSQLTERMHILLTQASAATCPRALQRQRTDDDG
- a CDS encoding TetR/AcrR family transcriptional regulator, which encodes MAAKEGARTRRRLSTGERREQLLAVGARLFSESPYDDVWIEQVAEIAGVSRGLLYHYFPTKRVFFAAVVERESERMLRMTATVPGVPAREQLDANLDAFLAYVEEHAHGYRAFHRADASGDQAVRKVYQRALAAQERQILAALAADPEFGRLSEERPELRLAVRGWLAFTTAVCLEWLRGSDLSRQQVRDLCARSLLGTLAP
- a CDS encoding cytochrome P450, encoding MTETATRTAPSRGFRSAELDWPELHRIPRPPHRIPLLGDLVGVSPRTPLQDSMRIGLPLGPIFRRRAFGKEIVFVWGADLTADLADESRFAKHVGLGVANLRPVAGDGLFTAYNDEPNWQLAHNVLAPGFSREAMAGYHPMMLAVAERLTDHWDRELVAGRAVDVPGDMTKLTLETIARTGFGHDFGSFERERPHPFVTAMVGALNHAQYLNIVPAPLAPLLLRRATRRNEAGIAYLNRTVDELIRARREAGGEGGGTGDLLDRMLDTTHPETGERLAPENVRRQVLTFLIAGHETTSGALSFALHYLSRHPEVAARARAEVDRVWGTAAVPGYDQVAKLRYVRRVLDESLRLWPTAPGFAREARHDTVLGGEHPMRQGAWTLVLAPLLHRDPAVWGADADRFDPDRFDAAAVRARPAHAFKPWGTGARACIGRQFALHEATLVLGLLLRRYDLKPDPDYRLRVAERLTVIPEGLRLHLERRSPGTELAAV
- a CDS encoding DUF5999 family protein, with the translated sequence MCTHQPPCPSVDSPDHDAAVIVAAHPEQGWNLLCNGTIVFDDTGELLPDGRAVGPLRGVGGLAVAA
- a CDS encoding alpha/beta fold hydrolase; translated protein: MTVSYRQPGVVLTDRRFTVPLDHDDPGGETIELYAREVVAGDRAGRDDLPWLLYLQGGPGFGANRFVGQGAWLGRALEEFRVLLLDQRGTGASTPANRQTLPLRGGPAEQAAYLTRFRADSIVRDCEAVRPSVTGGAPWTVLGQSFGGFCTVNYLSTAPEGLTAALITGGLPSLDGHADDVYRAAYPRIERKVAAHYARYPQDVERARRIAEYVSVHEPVLPNGYRLTVEAFQSLGILLGGGEGSHRLHYLLEDAFVRTPGGAALSDAFLEEVQGHLSYAAHPLYALVHEAIYGQDGSPTAWSAERVRAEFPQFDAGKSLADDGPLLFTGESVHPWMFDVDPALRPLRETAELLAAHTDWPPLYDRARLAANEVPAAAAVYHDDMYVDTGHALETARAVGGLRTWVTDEFEHDGVRAGGPRVLDRLLALTRDEV
- a CDS encoding LacI family DNA-binding transcriptional regulator, whose protein sequence is MAQPVGIKDVARAAGVSVGTVSNVINRPDSVATETRARVLSAIDRLGYVRSESARQLRAGRSRIMGLLVLDMGNPFFVDVARGAERAARDAGLGVMVCNSAQSAGEEADYLSLFAEQRVRGVLLTPADATGRNIESFRRHGIPFVLVDRVAEGTTECSVSVDDVAGGALAVRHLVDAGHRSIAYVSGPPSFNQVRDRRTGAMNALAEAGLSPTALRELPTERLDVAAGRDAGARLLGLADRPTAVFCANDLLALGVLQAMYAAGVGVPDDLAIVGYDDIEFAAAAAVPLTSVRQPAVTMGALAAELLLEETETEAEMGGRRHSHRRVVLQPELVVRRSSLSAR
- a CDS encoding BNR repeat-containing protein — encoded protein: MKRRTLLGAALAGAVVTPAFAVGSARAADPGPSVTQTGNTTLDSQAVFFVSYDGLVNNNSFQKNGLLTYKGYQYAVWYTADKNAVVGRRVLGGTTWSTVQVGHTLKSSDSHNVISMGVSKTDGRLHLNMDSHSDGFTYVKSVAGLMDNPSGLSWIASRFGTPQSTLDGLALTTQFTYPQFVSTPEGKLQLSYRVGISGNGRNALAEYDGTSWTSLGEWTSSTGTYTSEHGSSTVRNMYLHGIDYDKNGRLHSFFTWREQNGAVMCNSGGITNHDTGYVYSDDRGRTWRNNAGTLVGTTGASDKVAVTDSGLVVDALNPDHSLMNQESQFTDSSGLPHAIISYVPGRFGQCTTNYVTNRTANGRAFHLRKNSAGTWQKTEIPVPLNSSQRTKLVLDKYDNAYAIFPFGRIAGASKSSGYTDWTVLFDGSGLTAFGEVVVDETRIAQDNVLSVLYQETSSGTTPSALHVVDFRLPT
- a CDS encoding L-rhamnose mutarotase, translated to MQRVCFLLKVRADRLDEYRERHAAVWPEMLDALSATGWHNYSLFLREDGLLVGYLETEDFAAAQAGMEAAEVNARWQTEMAPFFESLDGARPDEAMKPLTEVFHLA
- the rhaS gene encoding rhamnose ABC transporter substrate-binding protein, whose amino-acid sequence is MRKSSVRRASAALAAATSLALALTACGGTTKNDVKDEGASAAATGKADPNAAIKKGLTVGFLPKAVNNPYFTSADKGGETVLKALGSSYKEVGPSSATDTSGQVSYVNTLTQQQVDAIAVSAQDPGALCTALKQAMKNDIKVVTYDSDTKTDCRNAAVSQASAEDLGRTEVQLLAEQIGYKGEIAILSAAQTATNQNIWIDFMKKELADPKYKDIKLVKVAYGNDDAQQSFQQTQGLLQEYPNLKGIISPTTVGIKAAAQYLSGSKYKGKVKLTGLGTPNDMRKYVKNGTVEGFELWDPAKLGALAAYTAVALVSGQITGKEGETFTAGDMGSYTIGKDSVISLGKPTVFTKDNIDQFNF